From the genome of Papaver somniferum cultivar HN1 chromosome 2, ASM357369v1, whole genome shotgun sequence, one region includes:
- the LOC113350369 gene encoding probable UDP-arabinose 4-epimerase 2 isoform X1 has product MLGITRNRPLPRSGMDFAESRQRSSLAGKVLFAVILTVVCVIVLTQSSTYNSSIFSRHEAGVTHILVTGGAGYIGSHATLRLLTDSYRVTILDNLSRGNLGAVKVLQKQFPESGRLQFIYADLGDAKAVNKIFSDNAFDAVMHFAAVAYVGESTLEPLRYYHNITANTLLLLEAMAAHNVKTLIYSSTCATYGEPDKMPITELTPQVPINPYGKAKKMAEDIILDFSKNSDMAVMILRYFNVIGSDPEGRLGEAPRPELREQGRISGACFDAALGIIPGLKVKGTDYKTPDGTCVRDYIDVTDLVDAHVKALAKARPSKVGIYNVGTGRGRSVKEFVEACKKATGVNIQVEFLDRRPGDYAEVYSDPSKILRELNWSAQHTDLQESLQTAWKWQKSHKNGYGSSL; this is encoded by the exons ATGCTAGGTATTACCAGAAACAGACCTCTTCCAAGATCAG GGATGGATTTTGCGGAGTCAAGACAAAGGAGTAGTTTAGCTGGGAAAGTTCTGTTTGCCGTTATTCTCACGGTTGTATGCGTCATTGTCTTGACACAATCGTCGACCTACAATTCTAGCATT TTCTCTCGTCATGAGGCGGGGGTAACACATATCTTAGTAACAGGAGGTGCTGGTTACATTGGTTCACATGCTACGCTTCGGCTTCTGACAGACTCTTACCGTGTCACAATACTG GACAACTTATCAAGAGGAAACCTTGGCGCTGTTAAAGTACTCCAGAAGCAATTTCCGGAATCTGGACGGCTCCAGTTCATTTACGCTGATTTGGGGGATGCAAAAGCTGTGAACAAAATATTTTCTGACAATGCATTTGATGCTGTCATGCATTTTGCTGCTGTTGCTTATGTGGGTGAAAGCACACTTGAACCTCTGAG GTACTACCATAACATTACAGCTAACACCTTGTTACTACTGGAGGCAATGGCGGCCCATAACGTCAAGACGTTGATCTATTCTAGCACATGTGCAACATATGGAGAACCTGATAAGATGCCAATTACAGAACTAACTCCTCAG GTCCCAATTAATCCGTACGGAAAGGCCAAGAAGATGGCAGAAGATATCATCTTAGATTTCTCGAAGAATTCAGATATGGCAGTAATGATATTAAGGTACTTTAATGTGATTGGGTCGGACCCAGAAGGAAGATTAGGGGAGGCCCCTAGACCTGAACTGCGGGAACAAGGCAGGATATCTGGTGCTTGTTTTGATGCTGCTTTGGGGATTATACCTGGTCTAAAG GTTAAAGGAACGGACTATAAGACACCTGACGGCACTTGCGTCAGAGATTACATCGATGTGACAGATCTCGTTGACGCTCATGTTAAAGCCCTTGCAAAAGCGAGGCCGAGTAAAGTTGGAATTTACAATGTCGGAACAGGAAGAGGTAGATCAGTTAAGGAGTTTGTGGAGGCATGTAAAAAGGCAACTGGTGTAAACATCCAAGTTGAATTTCTTGATCGTCGTCCTGGTGATTATGCTGAAGTGTACAGTGACCCATCCAAGATTTTGCGTGAGTTAAACTGGAGTGCTCAACATACTGATCTTCAAGAGAGTTTGCAGACAGCATGGAAATGGCAAAAATCTCACAAAAATGGGTACGGATCTTCTTTGTAA
- the LOC113350369 gene encoding probable UDP-arabinose 4-epimerase 2 isoform X2, with translation MDFAESRQRSSLAGKVLFAVILTVVCVIVLTQSSTYNSSIFSRHEAGVTHILVTGGAGYIGSHATLRLLTDSYRVTILDNLSRGNLGAVKVLQKQFPESGRLQFIYADLGDAKAVNKIFSDNAFDAVMHFAAVAYVGESTLEPLRYYHNITANTLLLLEAMAAHNVKTLIYSSTCATYGEPDKMPITELTPQVPINPYGKAKKMAEDIILDFSKNSDMAVMILRYFNVIGSDPEGRLGEAPRPELREQGRISGACFDAALGIIPGLKVKGTDYKTPDGTCVRDYIDVTDLVDAHVKALAKARPSKVGIYNVGTGRGRSVKEFVEACKKATGVNIQVEFLDRRPGDYAEVYSDPSKILRELNWSAQHTDLQESLQTAWKWQKSHKNGYGSSL, from the exons ATGGATTTTGCGGAGTCAAGACAAAGGAGTAGTTTAGCTGGGAAAGTTCTGTTTGCCGTTATTCTCACGGTTGTATGCGTCATTGTCTTGACACAATCGTCGACCTACAATTCTAGCATT TTCTCTCGTCATGAGGCGGGGGTAACACATATCTTAGTAACAGGAGGTGCTGGTTACATTGGTTCACATGCTACGCTTCGGCTTCTGACAGACTCTTACCGTGTCACAATACTG GACAACTTATCAAGAGGAAACCTTGGCGCTGTTAAAGTACTCCAGAAGCAATTTCCGGAATCTGGACGGCTCCAGTTCATTTACGCTGATTTGGGGGATGCAAAAGCTGTGAACAAAATATTTTCTGACAATGCATTTGATGCTGTCATGCATTTTGCTGCTGTTGCTTATGTGGGTGAAAGCACACTTGAACCTCTGAG GTACTACCATAACATTACAGCTAACACCTTGTTACTACTGGAGGCAATGGCGGCCCATAACGTCAAGACGTTGATCTATTCTAGCACATGTGCAACATATGGAGAACCTGATAAGATGCCAATTACAGAACTAACTCCTCAG GTCCCAATTAATCCGTACGGAAAGGCCAAGAAGATGGCAGAAGATATCATCTTAGATTTCTCGAAGAATTCAGATATGGCAGTAATGATATTAAGGTACTTTAATGTGATTGGGTCGGACCCAGAAGGAAGATTAGGGGAGGCCCCTAGACCTGAACTGCGGGAACAAGGCAGGATATCTGGTGCTTGTTTTGATGCTGCTTTGGGGATTATACCTGGTCTAAAG GTTAAAGGAACGGACTATAAGACACCTGACGGCACTTGCGTCAGAGATTACATCGATGTGACAGATCTCGTTGACGCTCATGTTAAAGCCCTTGCAAAAGCGAGGCCGAGTAAAGTTGGAATTTACAATGTCGGAACAGGAAGAGGTAGATCAGTTAAGGAGTTTGTGGAGGCATGTAAAAAGGCAACTGGTGTAAACATCCAAGTTGAATTTCTTGATCGTCGTCCTGGTGATTATGCTGAAGTGTACAGTGACCCATCCAAGATTTTGCGTGAGTTAAACTGGAGTGCTCAACATACTGATCTTCAAGAGAGTTTGCAGACAGCATGGAAATGGCAAAAATCTCACAAAAATGGGTACGGATCTTCTTTGTAA